Proteins encoded by one window of Actinocorallia herbida:
- a CDS encoding type I polyketide synthase, producing the protein MKTGTGGEIPVADEERLRRYLKRAVADAVESRRGLRELQDLTRAPIAIVAMSCRYPGDVASPEDLWRLVADGVDAVSPFPGDRGWPPPADLYDADADAPGRSYVRHGGFLRGADLFDPGFFGMSPREALATDPQQRLLLETAWEAFERGRIVPGSLRGSLTGVYVGTMYSDYGARPFLPARGFEGHLFSGSAGSVASGRLAYTFGLEGPAVTVDTACSSSLVALHLAVTALRRGECDLALAGGVTVMSTPRAFVEFSRLRGLAADGRCKPFAAAADGTGWAEGAGLLLLQRLSDARRDGRQVLAVIRGSAVNQDGASNGLSAPSGPAQEKVIRRALADAGLETADVDVVEAHGTGTPLGDPIEARALLATYGAGRAVDRPLWLGSLKSNIGHAAAAAGVGGVIKMVQALRHGVLPRTLHAEEPTPRIDWAGGPLSLLVRARDWPRADRPRRAAVSAFGFSGTNAHVVLEEAERSDVPAPRPAEGSFPVPCVLSAKSPGALREQARRMGALLAGDPAVGHVDAAFSSATTRAALAHRAVVVAGDRAELIQGLSEIAEGAPGPLPGERQDGRLAFMFTGGGAQRVGMAGELCAVFPVFAEAFDEVCAALDEYLPRVLREVIESGDGLDRIDFTLASTFAVEVALYRLLEHWGVRPDFLVGHSLGEITAAHVAGVFSLADAATLVTTRGRLMLALSDGGAMIAVRASVEEVRPTLDTAGRAVIAVVNGPRDLVVSGDEDAVLAVAARWAQRGGFTKRLPIGCASHSPRMDPMIGEFRAAIDGLAPRPPRVPIVSTVTGEIEPDDRWASADHWAEQVRRPVRFLDAVRTLESLGATTLLEIGPDDVLASMAETCTEDALAIPVLRHGEPEARALMAALGTLHTRGVRADWDRLFAGTGARPVDLPTYPFQRERHWLHPAARPAAPGAHRFLGPAVALADRDEVVFAGALSLRSAPWLADHLGFGVPVLPGSVLLDLALWAGGEAGCPVVEHLTVQVPLTLPEDGEVPLQVLIGAPDGTGGRPVTVHARPDGGAGPWTALATGLLRAEDATYFPAPAESADALEILLPEEHAAEAGDFALHPLLPVPPETADAGNPRLAAGWRGARPHGACGRAVRALLTPVGGGAVAALLTDRDGAPVASIESIAVRDLARASLLGTSRPHALHRLTWTDRALVSPGRPVVWAMLGPCPHPEPGVPGYDGLAALRRAVASGAPVDAVLAHQGPAEGADPVAGAHEAAGRCLSLVREWLADGTGSTAPLVIVTRGAVAATEADAPDPGAAALWGLVRSAQAEYPGRIVLVDADTEQVGPDALSPLLGADEPQAALRAGRILLPRLTRVSVADGGTPPGWAPHGTVLITGGTGALGSAVARHLAASHGVTRLLLVGRGGEDAPGAARLRADLAELGATARIAACDVADRRALAALLAEVPAAHPLTAIVHTAGEADDRPLAAMTPDLLTTALRPKADAARHLHDLTRDADLRAFVLFSSVTGIVGGPGQAGHAAANAFLDGLALHRRARGLPATSLAWGRWDVEGGIDAGESPAGFLPVAVAEGLELLDAALAADRPALVVAPLDLSAVRADPPPLFQDLVPATDARAVPARASRWLAEVTDAAMTDAERGRRVLDLVRAEAAAVLGLREPAAVDVRLRFRDLGFDSLTAVALRNRLGAACAVRLPVTAVFDHPTPAALADFLRTRIAPREAPTSPALAALDRLEEALASASGADGPAVADRLRTLLHRWSASEAAPGSDDPSHDLASASADELLALIDRELGSAAP; encoded by the coding sequence CCGGGACCGGAGGCGAGATTCCCGTGGCCGACGAGGAACGACTGCGCCGCTACCTCAAGCGGGCCGTGGCGGACGCGGTGGAGAGCCGGCGCGGCCTGCGCGAACTTCAGGACCTGACGCGCGCGCCGATCGCGATCGTCGCGATGTCCTGCCGCTACCCCGGCGACGTGGCCTCGCCGGAGGACCTGTGGCGCCTGGTGGCCGACGGCGTGGACGCGGTGTCGCCCTTCCCCGGCGATCGCGGCTGGCCGCCGCCTGCGGACCTCTACGACGCCGACGCCGACGCGCCGGGCAGGTCCTATGTCCGGCACGGCGGCTTCCTGCGCGGCGCCGACCTGTTCGACCCGGGCTTCTTCGGCATGTCGCCGCGTGAGGCGCTGGCCACCGACCCCCAGCAGCGGCTCCTGCTGGAGACCGCGTGGGAGGCGTTCGAACGGGGCCGGATCGTCCCCGGCTCCCTGCGGGGCAGCCTGACCGGCGTCTACGTCGGGACGATGTACAGCGACTACGGAGCGCGCCCGTTCCTGCCCGCGCGCGGATTCGAGGGCCACCTGTTCAGCGGCAGCGCGGGCAGCGTCGCCTCGGGAAGGCTCGCCTACACCTTCGGGCTGGAGGGCCCGGCCGTCACCGTCGACACCGCGTGCTCGTCCTCCCTCGTAGCCCTCCACCTCGCGGTGACCGCGCTGCGCCGCGGCGAGTGCGACCTCGCGCTCGCCGGCGGCGTGACGGTGATGTCCACGCCCCGGGCGTTCGTGGAGTTCTCGCGGCTCCGCGGCCTCGCCGCCGACGGACGGTGCAAGCCCTTCGCCGCGGCCGCCGACGGCACCGGCTGGGCCGAAGGGGCGGGGCTGCTCCTGCTGCAACGACTGTCGGACGCGCGCCGCGACGGCCGTCAGGTCCTCGCCGTCATCCGGGGCAGCGCGGTCAACCAGGACGGCGCGTCCAACGGGCTCAGCGCGCCCAGCGGCCCGGCGCAGGAGAAGGTGATCCGCCGGGCGCTGGCCGATGCCGGGCTGGAGACCGCGGACGTGGACGTGGTCGAGGCGCACGGCACGGGGACGCCGCTGGGCGATCCGATCGAGGCGCGCGCGTTGCTGGCGACGTACGGGGCCGGGCGTGCGGTGGATCGGCCGTTGTGGCTGGGGTCGCTCAAGTCGAACATCGGTCATGCCGCGGCTGCGGCGGGGGTGGGCGGGGTGATCAAGATGGTGCAGGCGTTGCGGCACGGCGTCCTGCCCCGCACCCTGCACGCCGAGGAGCCCACGCCCCGGATCGACTGGGCCGGCGGTCCCCTGTCCCTGCTCGTGCGCGCGCGGGACTGGCCGCGGGCGGACCGCCCCCGCCGCGCCGCGGTCTCCGCGTTCGGCTTCAGCGGCACCAACGCGCACGTCGTCCTGGAGGAGGCGGAGCGCTCCGACGTGCCCGCGCCGCGACCCGCGGAGGGCTCGTTCCCGGTGCCGTGCGTGCTGTCGGCGAAGTCGCCGGGCGCGCTGCGCGAGCAGGCGCGCCGGATGGGGGCGCTGCTCGCCGGGGATCCGGCCGTGGGCCATGTGGACGCGGCGTTCTCGTCGGCGACGACGCGGGCGGCGTTGGCGCATCGGGCCGTGGTGGTGGCGGGGGATCGGGCGGAGCTGATCCAGGGGCTTTCGGAGATCGCCGAGGGCGCTCCGGGGCCGTTGCCGGGGGAGCGGCAGGACGGGCGTCTGGCCTTCATGTTCACCGGTGGTGGTGCGCAGCGGGTGGGGATGGCGGGGGAGTTGTGTGCGGTGTTCCCGGTGTTCGCGGAGGCTTTCGATGAGGTGTGCGCGGCGCTGGATGAGTATTTGCCGCGTGTGTTGCGGGAGGTGATCGAGTCCGGGGACGGCCTGGATCGGATCGACTTCACGTTGGCGTCCACGTTCGCGGTGGAGGTGGCTTTGTACCGCCTTCTGGAGCACTGGGGCGTGCGTCCGGACTTCCTGGTCGGCCACTCATTGGGCGAGATCACCGCCGCCCACGTCGCCGGGGTGTTCTCCCTCGCCGACGCGGCGACCCTCGTCACGACCCGGGGCCGGCTGATGCTCGCGCTGTCCGACGGCGGGGCGATGATCGCCGTCCGGGCCTCGGTGGAAGAGGTGCGCCCGACGCTGGACACGGCGGGACGGGCGGTGATCGCCGTGGTCAACGGCCCGCGCGACCTGGTCGTCTCGGGGGACGAGGACGCGGTGCTCGCCGTGGCCGCCCGTTGGGCGCAGCGCGGCGGCTTCACCAAGCGGCTGCCGATCGGCTGCGCCTCGCACTCGCCCCGGATGGACCCGATGATCGGGGAGTTCCGCGCGGCCATCGACGGCCTCGCGCCGCGCCCGCCGCGCGTCCCGATCGTGTCGACGGTGACCGGTGAGATCGAACCCGACGACCGGTGGGCCTCCGCGGACCACTGGGCCGAGCAGGTCCGCCGTCCGGTCCGCTTCCTGGACGCCGTGCGGACCCTGGAGTCGCTGGGCGCGACGACGCTGCTGGAGATCGGGCCGGACGACGTGCTGGCCTCGATGGCCGAGACCTGTACCGAGGACGCCCTCGCGATCCCGGTCCTGCGCCATGGGGAACCCGAGGCCCGCGCGCTGATGGCGGCGCTCGGCACCCTGCACACGCGCGGTGTGCGCGCCGACTGGGACCGCCTCTTCGCCGGGACCGGGGCCCGCCCCGTCGACCTGCCGACCTACCCGTTCCAGCGCGAGCGCCACTGGCTGCACCCGGCCGCGCGCCCGGCCGCGCCCGGCGCGCACCGGTTCCTGGGCCCCGCCGTCGCCCTGGCCGACCGCGACGAGGTCGTCTTCGCCGGGGCGCTCTCCCTGCGGTCCGCGCCCTGGCTCGCCGACCACCTCGGATTCGGGGTCCCGGTCCTGCCGGGCTCCGTGCTGCTCGACCTCGCGCTGTGGGCGGGCGGTGAGGCGGGCTGCCCGGTCGTGGAACACCTGACCGTCCAGGTCCCGCTCACCCTCCCGGAAGACGGCGAGGTGCCCCTCCAGGTCCTGATCGGCGCGCCGGACGGGACCGGTGGCCGCCCCGTCACCGTGCACGCGCGGCCCGACGGCGGCGCGGGCCCGTGGACGGCGCTCGCCACGGGGCTGCTGCGCGCCGAGGACGCCACTTACTTCCCCGCCCCCGCGGAGAGCGCCGACGCCCTGGAGATCCTGCTCCCCGAGGAGCACGCGGCGGAGGCCGGGGACTTCGCCCTGCACCCGCTGCTGCCGGTGCCGCCCGAGACCGCCGACGCGGGGAACCCGCGCCTCGCCGCAGGCTGGCGCGGCGCTCGCCCGCACGGCGCCTGCGGCCGGGCGGTGCGGGCCCTGCTCACCCCGGTCGGCGGGGGCGCGGTGGCCGCGCTGCTGACGGACCGGGACGGCGCGCCGGTCGCGTCGATCGAGTCGATCGCCGTCCGCGACCTCGCCCGTGCCTCCCTCCTCGGCACGTCCCGCCCGCACGCGCTGCACCGCCTCACCTGGACCGACCGGGCCCTGGTGAGCCCCGGGCGTCCCGTCGTCTGGGCGATGCTCGGCCCTTGCCCGCACCCCGAACCCGGCGTCCCGGGGTACGACGGTCTCGCCGCCCTGCGCCGGGCCGTCGCGTCCGGCGCCCCGGTGGACGCGGTCCTGGCGCACCAGGGACCCGCCGAAGGCGCCGATCCCGTCGCAGGGGCGCACGAGGCGGCCGGACGGTGCCTGTCCCTGGTGCGGGAATGGCTGGCCGACGGCACGGGGTCCACCGCCCCGCTCGTGATCGTCACCAGGGGCGCGGTGGCCGCCACGGAGGCCGACGCGCCCGACCCGGGAGCGGCGGCCCTGTGGGGCCTGGTCCGGTCGGCCCAGGCCGAGTACCCCGGGCGGATAGTGCTGGTCGACGCCGACACCGAGCAGGTCGGACCGGACGCGCTGTCCCCGCTCCTCGGCGCGGACGAACCCCAGGCCGCCCTGCGCGCCGGCCGGATCCTCCTTCCCCGGCTGACCCGTGTCTCCGTCGCGGACGGTGGAACGCCCCCGGGCTGGGCGCCGCACGGCACGGTGCTGATCACCGGGGGCACCGGCGCGCTGGGCTCGGCGGTCGCCCGCCACCTGGCCGCGTCCCACGGGGTCACCCGCCTCCTCCTGGTCGGCCGCGGCGGCGAGGACGCCCCCGGCGCCGCACGGCTGCGCGCCGACCTCGCGGAACTCGGCGCGACGGCGAGGATCGCCGCGTGCGACGTCGCGGACCGGCGGGCGCTCGCCGCGCTGCTCGCCGAGGTGCCCGCCGCCCATCCGCTCACCGCGATCGTGCACACCGCGGGCGAGGCCGACGACCGCCCGCTCGCGGCGATGACCCCCGACCTCCTGACGACCGCGCTGCGCCCCAAGGCCGACGCGGCCCGGCACCTGCACGACCTCACCCGCGACGCCGACCTGCGGGCCTTCGTGCTGTTCTCCTCCGTCACCGGGATCGTCGGCGGGCCCGGCCAGGCCGGCCACGCGGCGGCGAACGCCTTCCTCGACGGGCTGGCACTGCACCGCCGGGCCCGGGGCCTGCCCGCGACGTCCCTGGCCTGGGGGCGCTGGGACGTCGAGGGAGGCATCGACGCGGGGGAGTCCCCCGCCGGGTTCCTGCCCGTCGCGGTCGCCGAAGGGCTCGAACTGCTCGACGCGGCGCTGGCCGCGGACCGGCCCGCCCTGGTCGTCGCCCCGCTCGACCTGTCGGCGGTCCGGGCCGATCCGCCGCCGCTGTTCCAGGACCTCGTTCCGGCGACGGACGCCCGTGCGGTCCCGGCGCGCGCGTCCCGATGGCTCGCGGAGGTGACCGACGCCGCGATGACCGACGCGGAACGCGGGCGGCGCGTGCTCGACCTCGTCCGCGCGGAGGCGGCCGCCGTGCTAGGGCTGCGCGAACCCGCCGCGGTCGACGTGCGGCTGCGGTTCCGGGACCTGGGGTTCGACTCCCTGACCGCGGTCGCCCTGCGCAACCGGCTGGGCGCGGCCTGCGCCGTCCGGCTCCCGGTGACCGCGGTCTTCGACCACCCAACGCCCGCCGCCCTCGCCGACTTCCTCCGCACCCGGATCGCGCCCCGCGAGGCACCGACCTCGCCCGCGCTCGCCGCGCTGGACCGCCTGGAGGAGGCCCTGGCCTCGGCGTCCGGGGCGGACGGCCCCGCCGTCGCCGACCGGCTGCGGACCCTGCTCCACCGATGGTCGGCGAGCGAGGCCGCGCCCGGTTCCGACGATCCCTCCCACGACCTCGCCTCGGCCTCGGCCGACGAACTGCTGGCCCTCATCGACCGCGAACTCGGCAGCGCGGCGCCCTAG